A single window of Bombus pascuorum chromosome 1, iyBomPasc1.1, whole genome shotgun sequence DNA harbors:
- the LOC132915044 gene encoding 1-acylglycerol-3-phosphate O-acyltransferase Pnpla3 isoform X1: MNLSFAGCGFLGIYHVGVAVCFKKYAPHLLLDKISGASAGAIAACCLLCDLPLGEITSNVLRVAREARQRTLGPFSPSFNVQEILLESLQKHLPNDAHIRVSGKLHVSLTRVYDGRNVIVSQFSSKEDLLQALLASAFVPIFSGLLPPRFHGVRYMDGGFSDNLPTLDENTITISPFCGESDICPRDVSSQLFHVNLANTSIELSRQNIYRFARILFPPNLEMLSNMCKQGFDDALRFLHRNNLLNCTRCLAVQSTFVVSETLDDNMDYDPECLECKMHRQEALVSNLPETVMTIFQDAIDSANKGLINWLFKHRSVKLLSLLSLPCTLPADVVYATFTNLIGNKIESHTLEYNIIGNILHTSPQMSCARHNMTSSWFILNVPKLRRNLLELRTFLLNELCMLFPKINAYYQVPQTIKCQLDITEYGSNIYDMEVADKTDNLYKNKKNLNLTLQYNELQPWEDNGNTSNCVINMSNLSTVDDTFENILQVTSEQEAVMAYYYMDDNNKVQVTEIFDVTDSDSHAMLSIEEIENNTKLQFDEWDTPTWLSQHTLNDTVTESLYTDADQQSIENLSEMSLEDDILGVLNTSSDPESEWEISKNLQTTRASNPPIFQSEMD, from the exons GGGAGATCACAAGTAATGTATTACGCGTTGCGCGTGAAGCACGACAACGAACTCTTGGTCCATTTAGTCCATCATTTAATGTACAGGAGATATTGTTAGAAAGTTTACAGAAG CATCTTCCTAATGATGCTCATATTCGTGTTAGCGGCAAGCTTCATGTTTCCTTAACAAGGGTATACGACGGAAGAAATGTAATTGTTTCACAATTCTCGTCTAAGGAAGATTTATTGCAG gCATTATTGGCTAGTGCATTTGTCCCAATTTTTTCTGGTCTCTTACCACCAAGATTTCATGGTGTTAGATATATGGATGGTGGTTTTAGTGATAATCTTCCTACACTTGATgaaaatactattacaattAGTCCTTTTTGTGGGGAAAGTGATATTTGCCCTAGAGATGTTTCTTCTCAACTTTTCCAT gTCAATTTAGCTAATACAAGTATTGAGCTTTCAAGACAGAATATATATAGGTTTGCAAGAATACTTTTCCCACCAAATCTAGAA ATGCTCTCAAACATGTGTAAACAAGGTTTTGATGATGCATTAAGATTTCTTCACCgcaataatttacttaattgTACCCGATGTTTAGCTGTACAGTCCACGTTTGTAGTCTCAGAAACTCTTGATGATAACATGGATTATGATCCTGAATGCTTAGAATGTAAAATGCATAGACAG GAAGCGCTAGTATCTAATTTACCTGAGACAGTTATGACCATATTTCAAGATGCAATTGATTCTGCTAATAAAGGCCTCATTAATTGGTTATTTAAACATCGAAGTGTAAAACTTTTATCATTACTTAGTCTACCATGTACACTGCCAGCAGATGTAGTATATGCAACTTTCACAAA TCTGATTGGTAACAAGATAGAAAGTCACACCTtggaatacaatataattGGCAATATTCTTCATACATCTCCACAAATGTCTTGTGCTAGACATAATATGACATCTTCTTG gtTTATTTTGAATGTGCCTAAATTGCGAAGGAATCTATTAGAAttaagaacatttttattaaatgaattatgtaTGCTATTTCCTAAAATCAATGCCTATTACCAAGTGCCACAGACTATTAAATGTCAGTTAGATATTACAGAATATGGTTCAa ACATATATGATATGGAAGTAGCAGACAAGActgataatttatataaaaataagaaaaatctaaatttGACATTACAATACAATGAATT ACAACCATGGGAGGATAATGGTAATACATCAAATTGTGTTATAAATATGTCCAATCTTTCAACTGTTGAtgatacttttgaaaatattcttcag GTAACTTCTGAGCAAGAAGCTGTAATGGCATATTATTACATGGATGATAATAACAAAGTGCAAGTGACAGAGATATTTGACGTTACAGACTCTGACTCACATGCAATGTTATCTatagaagaaattgaaaataatacaaaattacaatttgaTGAGTGGGATACACCCACATGGTTATCTCAACACACCCTCAATGATA cTGTAACAGAATCCCTATATACTGATGCAGATCAACAAAGCatagaaaatttatcagaAATGTCTTTAGAAGATGATATTTTGGGTGTGTTAAATACATCTTCTGATCCAGAGAGTGAATGggaaataagtaaaaatttacaaacaacAAGAGCTTCCAACCCACCAATTTTCCAATCAGAAATGGATTAA
- the LOC132915044 gene encoding 1-acylglycerol-3-phosphate O-acyltransferase Pnpla3 isoform X2, with product MNLSFAGCGFLGIYHVGVAVCFKKYAPHLLLDKISGASAGAIAACCLLCDLPLGEITSNVLRVAREARQRTLGPFSPSFNVQEILLESLQKHLPNDAHIRVSGKLHVSLTRVYDGRNVIVSQFSSKEDLLQALLASAFVPIFSGLLPPRFHGVRYMDGGFSDNLPTLDENTITISPFCGESDICPRDVSSQLFHVNLANTSIELSRQNIYRFARILFPPNLEMLSNMCKQGFDDALRFLHRNNLLNCTRCLAVQSTFVVSETLDDNMDYDPECLECKMHRQEALVSNLPETVMTIFQDAIDSANKGLINWLFKHRSVKLLSLLSLPCTLPADVVYATFTNLIGNKIESHTLEYNIIGNILHTSPQMSCARHNMTSSWFILNVPKLRRNLLELRTFLLNELCMLFPKINAYYQVPQTIKCQLDITEYGSNIYDMEVADKTDNLYKNKKNLNLTLQYNELQPWEDNGNTSNCVINMSNLSTVDDTFENILQVTSEQEAVMAYYYMDDNNKVQVTEIFDVTDSDSHAMLSIEEIENNTKLQFDEWDTPTWLSQHTLNDNQQSIENLSEMSLEDDILGVLNTSSDPESEWEISKNLQTTRASNPPIFQSEMD from the exons GGGAGATCACAAGTAATGTATTACGCGTTGCGCGTGAAGCACGACAACGAACTCTTGGTCCATTTAGTCCATCATTTAATGTACAGGAGATATTGTTAGAAAGTTTACAGAAG CATCTTCCTAATGATGCTCATATTCGTGTTAGCGGCAAGCTTCATGTTTCCTTAACAAGGGTATACGACGGAAGAAATGTAATTGTTTCACAATTCTCGTCTAAGGAAGATTTATTGCAG gCATTATTGGCTAGTGCATTTGTCCCAATTTTTTCTGGTCTCTTACCACCAAGATTTCATGGTGTTAGATATATGGATGGTGGTTTTAGTGATAATCTTCCTACACTTGATgaaaatactattacaattAGTCCTTTTTGTGGGGAAAGTGATATTTGCCCTAGAGATGTTTCTTCTCAACTTTTCCAT gTCAATTTAGCTAATACAAGTATTGAGCTTTCAAGACAGAATATATATAGGTTTGCAAGAATACTTTTCCCACCAAATCTAGAA ATGCTCTCAAACATGTGTAAACAAGGTTTTGATGATGCATTAAGATTTCTTCACCgcaataatttacttaattgTACCCGATGTTTAGCTGTACAGTCCACGTTTGTAGTCTCAGAAACTCTTGATGATAACATGGATTATGATCCTGAATGCTTAGAATGTAAAATGCATAGACAG GAAGCGCTAGTATCTAATTTACCTGAGACAGTTATGACCATATTTCAAGATGCAATTGATTCTGCTAATAAAGGCCTCATTAATTGGTTATTTAAACATCGAAGTGTAAAACTTTTATCATTACTTAGTCTACCATGTACACTGCCAGCAGATGTAGTATATGCAACTTTCACAAA TCTGATTGGTAACAAGATAGAAAGTCACACCTtggaatacaatataattGGCAATATTCTTCATACATCTCCACAAATGTCTTGTGCTAGACATAATATGACATCTTCTTG gtTTATTTTGAATGTGCCTAAATTGCGAAGGAATCTATTAGAAttaagaacatttttattaaatgaattatgtaTGCTATTTCCTAAAATCAATGCCTATTACCAAGTGCCACAGACTATTAAATGTCAGTTAGATATTACAGAATATGGTTCAa ACATATATGATATGGAAGTAGCAGACAAGActgataatttatataaaaataagaaaaatctaaatttGACATTACAATACAATGAATT ACAACCATGGGAGGATAATGGTAATACATCAAATTGTGTTATAAATATGTCCAATCTTTCAACTGTTGAtgatacttttgaaaatattcttcag GTAACTTCTGAGCAAGAAGCTGTAATGGCATATTATTACATGGATGATAATAACAAAGTGCAAGTGACAGAGATATTTGACGTTACAGACTCTGACTCACATGCAATGTTATCTatagaagaaattgaaaataatacaaaattacaatttgaTGAGTGGGATACACCCACATGGTTATCTCAACACACCCTCAATGATA ATCAACAAAGCatagaaaatttatcagaAATGTCTTTAGAAGATGATATTTTGGGTGTGTTAAATACATCTTCTGATCCAGAGAGTGAATGggaaataagtaaaaatttacaaacaacAAGAGCTTCCAACCCACCAATTTTCCAATCAGAAATGGATTAA
- the LOC132915044 gene encoding 1-acylglycerol-3-phosphate O-acyltransferase Pnpla3 isoform X3 produces the protein MNLSFAGCGFLGIYHVGVAVCFKKYAPHLLLDKISGASAGAIAACCLLCDLPLGEITSNVLRVAREARQRTLGPFSPSFNVQEILLESLQKHLPNDAHIRVSGKLHVSLTRVYDGRNVIVSQFSSKEDLLQALLASAFVPIFSGLLPPRFHGVRYMDGGFSDNLPTLDENTITISPFCGESDICPRDVSSQLFHVNLANTSIELSRQNIYRFARILFPPNLEMLSNMCKQGFDDALRFLHRNNLLNCTRCLAVQSTFVVSETLDDNMDYDPECLECKMHRQEALVSNLPETVMTIFQDAIDSANKGLINWLFKHRSVKLLSLLSLPCTLPADVVYATFTKFILNVPKLRRNLLELRTFLLNELCMLFPKINAYYQVPQTIKCQLDITEYGSNIYDMEVADKTDNLYKNKKNLNLTLQYNELQPWEDNGNTSNCVINMSNLSTVDDTFENILQVTSEQEAVMAYYYMDDNNKVQVTEIFDVTDSDSHAMLSIEEIENNTKLQFDEWDTPTWLSQHTLNDTVTESLYTDADQQSIENLSEMSLEDDILGVLNTSSDPESEWEISKNLQTTRASNPPIFQSEMD, from the exons GGGAGATCACAAGTAATGTATTACGCGTTGCGCGTGAAGCACGACAACGAACTCTTGGTCCATTTAGTCCATCATTTAATGTACAGGAGATATTGTTAGAAAGTTTACAGAAG CATCTTCCTAATGATGCTCATATTCGTGTTAGCGGCAAGCTTCATGTTTCCTTAACAAGGGTATACGACGGAAGAAATGTAATTGTTTCACAATTCTCGTCTAAGGAAGATTTATTGCAG gCATTATTGGCTAGTGCATTTGTCCCAATTTTTTCTGGTCTCTTACCACCAAGATTTCATGGTGTTAGATATATGGATGGTGGTTTTAGTGATAATCTTCCTACACTTGATgaaaatactattacaattAGTCCTTTTTGTGGGGAAAGTGATATTTGCCCTAGAGATGTTTCTTCTCAACTTTTCCAT gTCAATTTAGCTAATACAAGTATTGAGCTTTCAAGACAGAATATATATAGGTTTGCAAGAATACTTTTCCCACCAAATCTAGAA ATGCTCTCAAACATGTGTAAACAAGGTTTTGATGATGCATTAAGATTTCTTCACCgcaataatttacttaattgTACCCGATGTTTAGCTGTACAGTCCACGTTTGTAGTCTCAGAAACTCTTGATGATAACATGGATTATGATCCTGAATGCTTAGAATGTAAAATGCATAGACAG GAAGCGCTAGTATCTAATTTACCTGAGACAGTTATGACCATATTTCAAGATGCAATTGATTCTGCTAATAAAGGCCTCATTAATTGGTTATTTAAACATCGAAGTGTAAAACTTTTATCATTACTTAGTCTACCATGTACACTGCCAGCAGATGTAGTATATGCAACTTTCACAAA gtTTATTTTGAATGTGCCTAAATTGCGAAGGAATCTATTAGAAttaagaacatttttattaaatgaattatgtaTGCTATTTCCTAAAATCAATGCCTATTACCAAGTGCCACAGACTATTAAATGTCAGTTAGATATTACAGAATATGGTTCAa ACATATATGATATGGAAGTAGCAGACAAGActgataatttatataaaaataagaaaaatctaaatttGACATTACAATACAATGAATT ACAACCATGGGAGGATAATGGTAATACATCAAATTGTGTTATAAATATGTCCAATCTTTCAACTGTTGAtgatacttttgaaaatattcttcag GTAACTTCTGAGCAAGAAGCTGTAATGGCATATTATTACATGGATGATAATAACAAAGTGCAAGTGACAGAGATATTTGACGTTACAGACTCTGACTCACATGCAATGTTATCTatagaagaaattgaaaataatacaaaattacaatttgaTGAGTGGGATACACCCACATGGTTATCTCAACACACCCTCAATGATA cTGTAACAGAATCCCTATATACTGATGCAGATCAACAAAGCatagaaaatttatcagaAATGTCTTTAGAAGATGATATTTTGGGTGTGTTAAATACATCTTCTGATCCAGAGAGTGAATGggaaataagtaaaaatttacaaacaacAAGAGCTTCCAACCCACCAATTTTCCAATCAGAAATGGATTAA